From Endomicrobiales bacterium:
GGCCGCGCGGGCAAGAGGTAAAATATATTCTTTGTTGCCTCCACTTGACTTACCGTTTGCCCCCGGCATTTGTACTGAATGCGTAGCGTCAAATATTACGGGGTAAGTTGTTTTTTTCATTTCATGAAGTGAGCGCATATCGGCAACAAGGTTCCCGTATCCAAA
This genomic window contains:
- a CDS encoding 3-deoxy-8-phosphooctulonate synthase is translated as FGYGNLVADMRSLHEMKKTTYPVIFDATHSVQMPGANGKSSGGNKEYILPLARAASAVGIAGVFVEVHPHPSKALSDGPNSLSLSELGVLIEQLNCIDEVVKPFFGGNK